From a region of the Hymenobacter jejuensis genome:
- a CDS encoding SusC/RagA family TonB-linked outer membrane protein: protein MTSFLQHPRFLLCLRRLALLQVLCLALFTGVAAAHPSHPNQRVLELHITLQAKEEKVKAVLERIESQANIHFQYSPQLISASRRVSVNAVAQPLAVVLRDMLTPLQINYELFNDGIILKPADATADATVTGRVVDEKGAGLPGVNVVVKGTSNGAQTDPDGKYTLTVPEGATLVFSFIGYTTQEVPVGGRTTIDVALAPDTKTLNEVVVVGYGTQAKRDLTGAVARVEGSEIVNQPVQTPTQALQGKIAGVQITNNGSPNSQPVVRIRGTGTLLAGANPLYVVDGVQTTDIRNLSNADIASIDVLKDASAAAIYGVRGANGVIIITTKQGKLGKPVLSYSGTGGFKQAAHLVDMASADQYASYIKDTSPSTVLPTYKGTTNWYKEILRRSTYQNHNLAVSGASENVKYYFSGNLLQDDGIVINNKFSRLTVRSNTAFTLSDKVTINSQASFSHADAREVNIGSAYGNAYRAAPIIPSKVDGRYGNTSAFGNVGNPILDIEKNNNKLLENRLQGNVGIDVKPVTWLTLRSAINVDLIASNRRVYDYQYINDEATFLTAGGNQRNPLSNLAITKTDSYRYLWENTATFQKTFNDQHNLTVLFGTVTEEGQTTPFSASRKSVPADPNQWYLNTGDPNTSVNNFVDATNPDPYLPSKDRRISFLGRINYAFKDRYLFTTNLRHDATSKFASNRRNGFFPSLGLGWVVSDEDFLKDNSMVNFLKLRASYGQLGNDQIPANSYILTANSNIPYVFNGTPTLGATITQLKDNSVRWETTTEYDAAVEFGLMDNRLTGEVTYYSKRTTDALIPINIPGILGDPDNQLITNAADITNKGVEAGLNWRANIGDGNDFSYNFGVNATFNKNRIANLNGGQALFGGTNLVTRSDNGVAAGSFYLLKAIGVYQTADEIASSPKSTFGTPQIGDLKYADTNGDGTIDLKDRSYFGSYQPPIYYGINGGLNVRNVDFSFVFSGNLKNKVYNAKKQLRTTNTDNVEASFASDRWTPSNPSNSQPRALMSSMPNSTYFLEKGDFLRLTNVVLGYTVPGTSLERLHLASVRVFAAAQNVFTITKYSGFTPELSGGPLDSGIEASTYPISRTLTLGLNVNFK, encoded by the coding sequence ATGACCTCGTTTCTACAACACCCACGTTTCTTGCTGTGCCTCAGACGACTAGCGTTGTTGCAGGTGCTGTGCCTTGCCCTCTTTACGGGCGTGGCCGCCGCACATCCTTCCCATCCCAATCAGCGCGTGCTGGAGCTGCACATTACGCTGCAAGCCAAGGAAGAGAAAGTGAAAGCCGTTCTCGAAAGAATTGAGAGCCAAGCCAATATCCATTTTCAATACAGCCCCCAGCTAATTAGCGCCAGCCGCCGGGTTTCGGTGAATGCCGTGGCCCAACCGCTGGCCGTGGTGCTGCGCGACATGCTCACGCCGCTGCAAATCAACTACGAGCTGTTCAACGACGGCATCATCCTTAAGCCAGCCGATGCAACTGCCGACGCAACGGTGACCGGCCGCGTGGTTGATGAAAAAGGCGCGGGCCTGCCCGGCGTAAACGTGGTGGTGAAAGGCACTTCCAACGGCGCTCAAACCGACCCTGATGGCAAATACACACTCACGGTGCCCGAAGGCGCCACCCTGGTATTTTCCTTCATTGGGTATACTACCCAGGAGGTACCCGTGGGCGGTCGCACTACCATAGATGTCGCGCTAGCTCCTGATACTAAGACCCTTAACGAAGTGGTGGTTGTTGGCTACGGTACGCAGGCCAAGCGCGACCTGACCGGCGCCGTGGCCCGCGTAGAGGGCTCCGAAATCGTGAATCAGCCCGTGCAGACGCCCACCCAAGCCCTGCAAGGCAAAATCGCTGGCGTGCAGATCACCAACAACGGCTCGCCCAACTCGCAGCCCGTGGTGCGGATTCGGGGTACGGGTACGCTGCTGGCCGGCGCTAACCCGCTGTACGTGGTAGATGGGGTGCAAACTACCGACATCCGCAACCTGAGCAACGCCGACATTGCCTCCATTGACGTACTCAAAGATGCCTCAGCAGCAGCCATTTACGGGGTGCGCGGCGCCAACGGCGTAATCATTATCACCACGAAGCAAGGCAAGCTGGGCAAGCCGGTGCTGAGCTACAGCGGAACCGGCGGCTTCAAGCAGGCGGCCCACCTCGTAGACATGGCCAGCGCTGACCAGTATGCCAGCTACATCAAAGACACCTCGCCTTCGACCGTGCTCCCAACGTATAAGGGCACGACCAACTGGTACAAAGAGATCCTGCGCCGCAGCACGTATCAGAACCACAACCTGGCAGTGTCGGGAGCGAGTGAGAACGTAAAGTATTATTTCTCAGGCAATTTGCTCCAAGACGATGGCATTGTCATCAACAATAAGTTCTCGCGGCTGACGGTGCGTTCCAACACGGCCTTTACGCTGTCCGACAAGGTTACCATCAACTCGCAGGCATCCTTTAGCCACGCCGACGCCCGCGAGGTAAACATCGGGTCGGCCTACGGCAATGCTTACCGCGCGGCGCCCATCATCCCCTCGAAGGTGGACGGACGCTATGGCAACACCTCGGCTTTCGGCAACGTGGGCAACCCGATTCTGGATATCGAAAAAAACAATAACAAGCTGCTGGAGAATCGTTTACAGGGCAACGTCGGCATCGACGTAAAGCCGGTAACTTGGCTCACGCTGCGCTCGGCCATTAACGTGGACCTGATCGCGAGCAACCGCCGCGTTTACGATTATCAGTATATCAACGATGAAGCGACGTTCCTGACCGCCGGCGGCAACCAGCGCAACCCGCTCAGTAACCTGGCCATCACCAAGACCGATTCGTACCGCTACCTCTGGGAAAACACGGCTACCTTCCAGAAGACCTTCAACGACCAGCATAACCTGACGGTGCTGTTTGGTACGGTGACGGAAGAAGGGCAAACGACGCCGTTTTCGGCTTCCCGCAAGAGCGTGCCCGCCGACCCCAACCAGTGGTACCTGAACACGGGCGACCCGAACACGTCGGTAAACAACTTCGTCGATGCGACCAACCCCGATCCGTATTTGCCTTCCAAAGACCGGCGCATTTCGTTTCTGGGTCGTATCAACTACGCCTTCAAGGACCGCTACCTGTTCACGACCAACCTGCGCCACGACGCCACCTCGAAGTTTGCCAGCAATCGCCGCAACGGCTTCTTCCCTTCGCTGGGCCTGGGCTGGGTAGTGTCGGATGAGGACTTCCTGAAGGACAACAGCATGGTCAACTTCCTGAAGCTGCGCGCCAGCTACGGCCAGCTCGGCAACGACCAGATTCCGGCCAACTCCTACATTCTGACGGCCAATTCCAACATTCCGTACGTCTTTAATGGCACGCCTACGCTGGGCGCCACCATTACCCAGCTCAAAGACAACAGCGTACGTTGGGAAACCACCACCGAGTACGACGCCGCTGTGGAGTTTGGTCTGATGGACAACCGCCTGACCGGTGAGGTAACCTACTACAGCAAGCGCACCACCGACGCCCTGATCCCAATCAATATTCCGGGTATTTTGGGAGACCCTGATAATCAGCTGATTACAAACGCTGCTGATATCACCAACAAAGGCGTAGAAGCGGGCCTGAACTGGCGCGCCAACATCGGCGACGGCAACGACTTCAGCTACAACTTCGGGGTGAACGCTACCTTCAACAAAAACCGCATCGCCAACCTCAACGGTGGCCAGGCGTTGTTTGGGGGCACCAACCTCGTGACGCGTTCCGACAACGGCGTCGCGGCCGGTAGCTTCTACCTGCTCAAGGCCATTGGGGTGTACCAGACGGCCGACGAAATTGCCAGCTCCCCCAAATCTACTTTCGGCACGCCCCAAATCGGGGATCTGAAGTACGCCGACACCAACGGCGACGGCACCATCGACCTGAAGGACCGCTCGTACTTTGGCTCGTACCAGCCGCCGATCTACTACGGCATCAACGGCGGGCTGAACGTGCGGAACGTGGACTTCTCCTTTGTGTTTTCGGGCAACCTGAAGAACAAGGTGTACAACGCCAAAAAGCAGCTTCGCACCACCAACACGGACAACGTAGAAGCCAGCTTCGCCAGCGACCGCTGGACGCCTAGCAACCCCTCAAACTCCCAGCCGCGCGCCCTGATGAGCAGCATGCCCAACTCGACGTACTTCCTGGAGAAAGGCGATTTCCTGCGGCTGACCAACGTGGTGCTCGGCTACACAGTTCCGGGTACGTCGCTGGAGCGCTTGCATCTGGCTTCCGTGCGCGTGTTTGCGGCGGCCCAGAACGTGTTTACGATTACGAAGTACAGCGGCTTTACGCCCGAGCTGTCGGGTGGCCCGCTGGATTCGGGCATCGAAGCCAGCACTTATCCCATTAGCCGCACCCTCACGCTGGGGCTGAACGTCAACTTTAAATAA
- a CDS encoding chloride channel protein: MIVPDSRIPIATSLVPALEAENIHPKRVRDKQRLLRISALAVAIAFVISFVAKGLVYLINWVSNLAFYGESSVQYHSPAGNHLGAFVIVLPAIGGIIVGLMALYGSKAIRGHGIPEAMEQVLTNKSRIKPIVMFLKPLSAAISIGTGGPFGAEGPIIATGGAFGSSIGQALKITHTERKILLAAGATAGMSAIFGTPIAAIFLAIELLLFEFSPRSILPVALACITGAAGHHLLFESGPAFGMPLLDTPSNIALATYSFIGLVVGLASVAVTKLVYFIEDQFEHLPIHWMWWPALGGLAVGVVGYFAPRTLGVGYENITDLLSGNLTLQVVLSLCFLKFVSWAISLGSGTSGGTLAPLLTIGGATGALLGGVILRFFPGSEIVVPMAALVGMAAMFAGASRALLTSIVFAVEATGQSHALLPLLGACTGSYFVSFFLMDNTIMTEKIARRGVKTPDSYEPDMLEKIRVGQVLREGSLTISADNTIEEVCQWLEQEPTRADNYFVIVDNEGEFKGIVSFADLYGKVQDRQAPIHTLISHKPTSVLDTDSLRTAVATMARANVDVLPVVVAENRKKVAGVLSYKDIIASYKYRLDEDELAQADISVKRRSIKILLRGQKLLKVTKGRS; encoded by the coding sequence ATGATTGTACCTGATTCCAGAATCCCCATTGCTACTTCCTTAGTGCCTGCTTTGGAAGCCGAAAACATCCATCCCAAACGCGTTCGCGACAAGCAGCGCTTGCTTCGAATATCGGCGTTGGCCGTCGCGATTGCCTTCGTGATCAGCTTTGTCGCCAAGGGATTGGTGTATTTAATCAACTGGGTCTCGAATCTGGCGTTTTACGGCGAGTCGTCGGTGCAATACCACAGCCCGGCCGGCAATCATTTGGGCGCTTTCGTGATTGTGTTGCCCGCTATCGGGGGCATCATTGTGGGCCTGATGGCGCTGTATGGGTCCAAGGCGATTCGGGGGCACGGCATCCCGGAGGCAATGGAGCAAGTCCTGACCAATAAGAGCCGCATCAAGCCTATCGTGATGTTTCTGAAGCCGTTATCAGCGGCCATTTCTATCGGCACGGGTGGCCCGTTTGGTGCCGAAGGACCCATTATTGCCACGGGCGGCGCCTTTGGCTCATCCATTGGGCAAGCGCTGAAAATTACGCACACCGAACGCAAAATTCTGCTGGCGGCGGGCGCTACGGCGGGCATGTCGGCCATTTTCGGGACGCCCATCGCCGCGATTTTCCTGGCCATTGAGCTGCTGCTGTTTGAGTTTTCGCCCCGGTCTATTTTGCCGGTGGCGCTGGCCTGTATAACCGGCGCGGCGGGCCATCACCTGCTGTTTGAGTCCGGCCCGGCATTCGGGATGCCCTTGCTCGACACCCCGAGTAATATTGCTTTGGCTACTTACAGCTTTATTGGCTTAGTCGTCGGCTTGGCTTCGGTAGCGGTTACCAAGTTGGTGTATTTCATTGAGGATCAGTTCGAACACCTGCCTATCCATTGGATGTGGTGGCCGGCATTGGGCGGCTTGGCCGTGGGAGTGGTCGGCTATTTTGCCCCCCGCACCTTGGGCGTGGGCTACGAAAACATCACCGACCTGCTCTCCGGCAACCTCACGCTGCAAGTGGTGCTGTCGTTGTGTTTCCTGAAGTTTGTGTCGTGGGCCATTTCCTTGGGCAGCGGCACGTCGGGTGGTACGCTGGCGCCGCTGCTGACCATTGGCGGCGCTACCGGTGCCTTGCTGGGCGGCGTGATTCTGCGTTTTTTCCCCGGCTCCGAAATTGTGGTGCCGATGGCCGCGCTGGTGGGCATGGCCGCCATGTTTGCGGGGGCCTCGCGGGCTTTGCTTACGTCGATCGTGTTTGCCGTGGAAGCTACTGGCCAGTCGCACGCGCTGCTGCCGCTGCTGGGCGCTTGCACGGGCTCATATTTCGTGTCGTTTTTCCTGATGGACAATACCATCATGACTGAAAAAATTGCTCGCCGCGGCGTCAAAACGCCCGATTCGTATGAGCCCGACATGCTCGAAAAAATCCGGGTAGGGCAAGTGTTGCGCGAAGGCAGCCTGACAATTAGCGCCGACAATACAATAGAGGAAGTGTGCCAGTGGCTCGAGCAAGAACCAACCCGCGCCGACAATTACTTTGTGATCGTCGACAACGAAGGCGAGTTCAAAGGCATTGTCAGTTTCGCCGATCTCTACGGAAAAGTGCAGGACCGGCAAGCACCCATCCACACGCTGATTAGCCACAAGCCGACTTCGGTGCTCGACACTGATTCGCTGCGGACGGCCGTGGCCACCATGGCCCGCGCCAACGTGGATGTGCTGCCGGTGGTAGTGGCCGAAAACCGGAAAAAGGTAGCTGGCGTGCTGTCCTACAAAGACATCATTGCCTCCTACAAATACCGCCTCGACGAAGACGAGTTGGCGCAGGCCGATATTTCTGTTAAGCGCCGCAGTATCAAGATTTTACTGCGCGGCCAGAAATTACTGAAAGTAACGAAAGGGCGCAGCTAA
- a CDS encoding acyltransferase family protein translates to MPARPVTSTATHRPELDTFRAAAVLLVIWEHWLPSSWVPFDTGGLGVTGFFVLSGLLITGILRRARSAAGAGRWQVLSPFYVRRALRILPAYYLVVGISWVLRLSFVREHLPWFALHGANLLFFRQLSWGEGTGHLWSLAVEEQFYLVWPLLVLLVPVPHFRTLLGLLAVLGPLVRWALLYATGTSFALILPPACLDLFAIGGLLGLVLEQVSWPAVRWTGVGVALLVAYLFLEKLGGAGRLILGPTLQAGAAAGLLAAALSTTAPRARRLLTWPAFVFLGRISYGVYLYHLMLPVLLYRVLHRVGTSLAGGAYYQALMDWGKSGWQVLPMLAILVAVAAFSWRFVERPVRELGRRWQYPVKNQKPASTR, encoded by the coding sequence TTGCCTGCGCGCCCTGTAACTTCTACTGCTACTCACCGGCCCGAACTCGATACGTTTCGGGCGGCGGCAGTATTGCTGGTCATCTGGGAGCATTGGCTGCCAAGCAGTTGGGTGCCCTTCGATACGGGTGGACTGGGGGTTACGGGCTTTTTCGTGCTGAGCGGCCTACTCATTACCGGAATTCTGCGCCGGGCGCGGTCCGCTGCGGGCGCGGGGCGCTGGCAAGTGCTAAGTCCCTTCTATGTGCGCCGGGCGTTGCGCATTTTGCCGGCTTATTACTTAGTCGTCGGGATTTCGTGGGTATTGCGGCTGAGTTTTGTTCGCGAGCATCTGCCGTGGTTTGCGCTGCACGGCGCTAACCTTCTGTTTTTCAGGCAGTTGTCTTGGGGTGAAGGTACGGGCCATCTGTGGTCGCTGGCCGTAGAGGAACAGTTCTACCTTGTCTGGCCCTTGCTGGTATTGCTGGTACCGGTGCCGCATTTTCGTACGTTGTTGGGGCTGTTGGCCGTGCTGGGGCCGCTGGTACGCTGGGCGTTGCTGTACGCTACAGGCACCTCTTTCGCCCTGATTCTGCCTCCGGCCTGCCTCGATTTGTTTGCTATAGGCGGGCTGCTGGGCCTTGTGCTTGAGCAAGTTAGCTGGCCGGCGGTGCGGTGGACGGGCGTGGGCGTGGCGTTGCTGGTGGCCTATCTTTTTCTGGAAAAACTGGGTGGCGCGGGACGGCTTATCTTGGGGCCAACACTGCAAGCCGGGGCAGCGGCGGGGCTACTGGCGGCCGCACTCAGCACCACGGCCCCGAGGGCACGCCGGCTGCTTACATGGCCGGCTTTTGTGTTTTTGGGGCGCATCAGCTACGGGGTGTATCTCTATCACCTTATGTTGCCTGTGCTGCTGTACCGAGTATTGCACCGCGTGGGCACGAGCCTCGCCGGTGGGGCGTATTACCAGGCCCTCATGGACTGGGGAAAGTCGGGGTGGCAGGTGCTCCCGATGCTGGCAATTTTGGTGGCAGTAGCTGCCTTTTCGTGGCGTTTTGTGGAGCGGCCAGTTCGGGAGCTGGGCCGTAGATGGCAATACCCTGTTAAAAACCAAAAACCAGCCTCAACACGATAA
- a CDS encoding bifunctional YncE family protein/alkaline phosphatase family protein: MRLHKTLVVSTLALAGCLSASRLGTPATHVGKAVLPGPVAGTAQTLLPNGWKLSPAGTQTPLGDLPLNLVVAPSGKLAAVTNNGYGPNSIQLLETPSGKVLDQKVVPAAWLGLAFGPQEKTLYASGGEQNLIHCFRIENNRLLPDSAIVLGPPWRDRPQPGKPNIGITGLAVDARRQLLYAVTREDSALYTIDLRTRAVAGRTKLGSEAYTVVLAPRGDELYISQWGGSSVTVYSAEQKRITATIPVESHPNDMVLSRDGRRLFVANANSNSVSVIDTRTQRVTETLSAALFPNAPTGSTTNSVALSADEERLFIANADNNCVAVFDVETLGASRSLGFIPTGWYPTAVRTVGKTLLVTNGKGTASLPNNQDGPDPMHQIGEGKAPQYIGGLLKGSLSAIPIPDEAALTRYSAQVYANTPYTKAREQQPDVPAGNPVPRRVGEPSPIKYVFYIIKENRTYDQVLGDMPEGNGDKRLCLFGEDVTPNHHALAREFVLLDNFYADAEVSADGHNWSMAAYATDYVEKTWPSNYSDRGGNYDYEGGRGAVAEPKDGFLWNYCERAGVSFRSYGEFVFGGKASKSLRGRYAPEYPGFDMKIRDVDREKVWEREFDQFVAAGTVPRLQILRLPSDHTAGAKQGAWTPLAYAADNDLALGRIIEHLAKSPIWKESVVMVLEDDAQNGPDHVDAHRSTAYLAGPLVKRNAVIHTMFSTSGMLRTLELILGLPPMSQYDAAATPLWECFTDTPDARPYVLKPARIDLDARNTAFNKSSREAQKYDFSREDAVPDVPFNENIWHAVRGEDSPMPVPRHSAFVRCKPEKDDK, translated from the coding sequence ATGCGTTTGCATAAAACATTGGTGGTAAGCACCTTAGCTTTGGCTGGGTGCTTATCAGCGTCGCGCCTTGGTACGCCTGCTACTCACGTCGGAAAAGCTGTGCTACCGGGCCCAGTGGCCGGCACTGCGCAAACGCTGCTGCCCAACGGCTGGAAGCTTTCGCCGGCCGGCACCCAAACGCCGCTCGGCGACTTGCCACTCAACCTGGTTGTGGCGCCCAGCGGCAAACTGGCCGCCGTCACCAACAACGGCTACGGTCCCAACTCTATTCAGCTGCTGGAAACGCCGTCGGGGAAAGTGCTCGATCAGAAGGTCGTCCCTGCTGCCTGGTTGGGCTTGGCCTTTGGGCCGCAGGAAAAGACCTTATACGCCTCAGGCGGCGAGCAGAACCTGATTCACTGCTTTCGGATTGAAAACAACAGGTTGCTTCCCGACAGCGCCATCGTACTCGGGCCTCCGTGGCGAGACCGGCCGCAGCCCGGCAAGCCCAACATCGGCATTACGGGCCTCGCCGTCGATGCGCGCCGGCAATTGCTCTACGCCGTCACCCGCGAGGATAGTGCCCTCTACACCATCGACTTGCGCACCCGCGCTGTGGCCGGGCGCACCAAGCTGGGCAGCGAGGCCTACACGGTAGTGCTCGCGCCGCGCGGCGATGAACTGTACATCTCGCAATGGGGCGGCAGCAGCGTTACAGTGTATAGTGCTGAACAAAAGCGCATTACAGCTACTATCCCGGTGGAAAGTCACCCCAATGATATGGTGCTGAGCCGTGATGGACGGCGGCTGTTTGTGGCCAATGCCAACAGCAACTCCGTGTCGGTAATCGATACGCGTACCCAGCGCGTAACCGAAACCCTTTCGGCGGCACTTTTCCCCAACGCCCCCACCGGCAGCACCACCAACAGCGTGGCGCTTTCGGCCGACGAAGAGCGGCTGTTCATTGCCAACGCGGATAACAACTGCGTGGCCGTATTCGACGTGGAAACGCTCGGCGCGAGCCGGTCTCTGGGCTTCATCCCGACAGGCTGGTACCCCACGGCCGTGCGAACCGTCGGCAAAACGCTGCTCGTCACCAACGGCAAAGGCACGGCTTCCCTGCCCAATAATCAAGACGGCCCTGATCCCATGCACCAGATTGGCGAAGGCAAGGCCCCGCAATATATTGGCGGCTTGCTAAAAGGCTCATTATCAGCAATCCCCATTCCTGATGAAGCAGCTCTGACGCGCTATTCGGCGCAGGTGTACGCCAACACGCCCTACACCAAAGCCCGCGAACAGCAGCCCGATGTACCCGCCGGCAACCCGGTGCCGCGCCGGGTGGGAGAGCCTTCGCCGATCAAGTACGTGTTCTACATCATCAAGGAAAACCGTACCTACGACCAAGTGCTCGGCGATATGCCCGAGGGCAACGGCGACAAGCGGCTGTGCCTGTTTGGCGAAGATGTGACGCCCAACCACCACGCGTTGGCCCGCGAGTTTGTGCTGCTCGATAACTTCTACGCCGACGCCGAAGTGAGCGCCGACGGCCACAACTGGAGCATGGCCGCCTACGCCACCGACTACGTGGAAAAAACCTGGCCCAGCAACTACAGCGACCGCGGCGGCAACTACGATTACGAGGGTGGCCGTGGGGCGGTGGCTGAACCCAAAGACGGGTTTTTGTGGAATTACTGCGAGCGGGCCGGCGTGAGCTTCCGTAGCTACGGCGAGTTTGTGTTTGGCGGCAAAGCCAGCAAGTCGCTGCGCGGGCGCTATGCACCTGAGTATCCGGGGTTTGATATGAAAATCCGGGATGTGGATCGGGAGAAGGTGTGGGAGCGGGAGTTCGACCAGTTTGTGGCGGCCGGTACGGTGCCGCGCCTCCAGATTCTGCGTCTGCCCAGCGACCATACCGCCGGGGCCAAGCAGGGCGCCTGGACGCCCCTTGCTTACGCCGCCGACAATGATTTGGCCTTGGGCCGTATCATCGAGCACTTGGCGAAGAGCCCGATCTGGAAAGAATCGGTGGTGATGGTGCTGGAAGACGACGCCCAAAATGGCCCCGACCACGTCGATGCCCACCGCTCGACTGCTTATCTGGCCGGGCCTTTGGTGAAGCGCAACGCCGTGATTCACACCATGTTCTCGACCTCGGGGATGTTGCGCACGCTAGAACTGATTTTGGGGCTGCCGCCCATGAGTCAGTATGATGCAGCCGCTACGCCTCTATGGGAATGCTTTACGGATACTCCCGACGCCCGCCCTTACGTGCTCAAGCCCGCCCGCATCGATCTCGACGCCCGCAACACTGCCTTCAACAAAAGCTCGCGCGAGGCACAGAAATACGACTTCTCCCGGGAAGACGCTGTCCCGGATGTGCCCTTCAACGAAAACATCTGGCACGCCGTGCGCGGCGAGGACAGCCCCATGCCAGTGCCGCGCCACAGCGCTTTCGTGCGCTGCAAGCCCGAAAAGGACGATAAGTAG
- a CDS encoding Hsp20/alpha crystallin family protein, which translates to MAIQKYQDSFSDMMPTNFSSMLDRFFNDSMASRGRVSNFSPQVDAFETEKGYEIEASLPGLKREDIKVDFHQGRLTISGERQFKNEQNDRRYHIVESSYGSFQRSFQLPDTVNPGQIEASFEDGVLRVHVPKDEQKTMRHQIQVKGGQSASGSGQMSERMGQQATDIPVQSSESGDQSKGRSSKDKSSASSSKQGQEVGNGQGANNDLDRRGVGS; encoded by the coding sequence ATGGCTATTCAGAAGTATCAAGACTCATTTTCGGACATGATGCCGACGAACTTTTCGTCCATGCTCGACCGCTTCTTCAACGACTCGATGGCCTCGCGCGGACGTGTTTCCAACTTCTCGCCGCAGGTAGACGCTTTTGAAACCGAGAAGGGCTACGAAATCGAAGCTTCGCTGCCCGGCCTGAAGCGCGAAGACATTAAAGTCGACTTTCATCAGGGCCGGCTCACGATCTCGGGCGAGCGGCAGTTTAAGAACGAGCAGAACGACCGCCGCTACCACATTGTGGAAAGCTCTTACGGGTCGTTCCAACGTTCCTTCCAACTCCCTGATACCGTGAACCCTGGCCAGATAGAAGCCTCGTTTGAAGACGGCGTGCTGCGGGTGCACGTGCCCAAAGACGAACAGAAAACCATGCGCCATCAGATCCAAGTCAAGGGCGGCCAGAGCGCTTCGGGCAGCGGCCAGATGTCGGAGCGCATGGGCCAGCAAGCCACCGATATTCCGGTGCAAAGCAGTGAGTCGGGCGACCAGTCCAAAGGCCGTTCCTCTAAAGACAAGAGCAGTGCCTCAAGCAGCAAACAAGGCCAGGAAGTCGGCAACGGACAAGGAGCCAACAACGACCTGGACCGCCGGGGCGTAGGCTCTTGA
- a CDS encoding SpoIIAA family protein, with protein sequence MFDVVDYPNRNLLALTISGTLSKADYDSFVPLIDQKIEQWGKLNLYLDVRSFDYITASALWEDIKQDVKHWNDFHRVAITSDDSNLLKAAAALGTLVSSAEIRHFPLEHKEEAIDWALGAEKAPDVHTEEIHSS encoded by the coding sequence ATGTTTGACGTCGTCGATTACCCCAACCGCAACCTACTGGCCCTGACCATTTCGGGCACACTCAGCAAAGCAGACTACGATAGTTTTGTACCCCTGATTGATCAGAAAATAGAACAGTGGGGCAAGCTCAATCTGTACCTGGATGTGCGGAGCTTCGATTATATCACGGCCAGCGCCCTTTGGGAAGACATCAAACAGGACGTCAAGCATTGGAACGACTTTCATCGCGTAGCCATCACCAGCGACGACAGCAACCTGCTCAAAGCCGCTGCCGCGCTCGGTACATTGGTCAGCTCGGCCGAGATCCGGCATTTTCCGCTGGAGCACAAGGAGGAAGCAATTGACTGGGCCTTGGGCGCCGAAAAAGCCCCAGACGTGCATACCGAAGAGATTCACAGTTCGTAA